A genome region from Arachis duranensis cultivar V14167 chromosome 6, aradu.V14167.gnm2.J7QH, whole genome shotgun sequence includes the following:
- the LOC110273222 gene encoding uncharacterized protein LOC110273222 — MEPSRMPYNLRPRDRKVDYSYRRPKRVTREESIRKEEEEIQVQLDDPIRQEEIEDQYERLCKKYYLEKLFPYPLMAMKHYNNDRKEEEQFKVTDHVRDISMWCGKVGGFHALHFRARPKKVGEILPNSSDEVPTVDFFALIHRMPNDEVHVSYCERNPNPNPPEKGTPLSRYVPLRCEVCGLADAEAVKAKNKGK, encoded by the exons ATGGAACCATCGCGAATGCCATACAATCTTAGACCTCGTGATCGTAAAGTTGACTACAGCTATCGAAGACCAAAAAGGGTTACACGTGAAGAATCTATTaggaaagaggaggaggaaatacAGGTTCAACTTGATGATCCTATTAGACAAGAGGAAATAGA GGATCAATATGAACGCTTATGTAAGAAGTACTATCTTGAGAAACTGTTTCCTTATCCATTAATGGCAATGAAGCACTACAACAACGACAGGAAAGAG GAGGAACAATTTAAGGTTACTGATCATGTTCGGGATATATCGATGTGGTGTGGGAAGGTTGGTGGTTTTCATGCATTGCACTTTAGGGCTAGGCCTAAAAAAGTTGGTGAAATCTTGCCCAACTCATCAGATGAAGTTCCTACTGTGGATTTTTTTGCCTTGATCCATCGTATGCCTAATGATGAAGTTCATGTGAGTTACTGTGAGCGTAATCCTAATCCGAACCCTccagaaaaag GTACTCCTCTTTCTCGATATGTTCCCTTGCGATGCGAAGTTTGTGGTCTTGCTGATGCGGAAGCTGTGAAGGCAAAAAATAAAGGGAAATGA